AGCGGGAACGGCTCAGTGCGGGTGGTGATGAcgcttcgtcgtcgtcatctgCCACTGCGGCGGCCGGAGGTAGTAGCAAGCCCGCTGATGGTCATGGTGGTATCGGAGATAAGCCGGCCGCGAGTGCGGCACCGCGATTGTGTTGGCTCTGCAACCGAACAAGCCCCTTGCGCTTCCGTCTACAAGGTGGCATTCATCTCTGCTTCACGTGCTTCCGGGCGTCGTACTTATCGCTGCTCCACCCCATCATCAACACATCTGCCAGGCGTGACAGTGACGCAAAATTCTTGAAGCTGATCTACAACATCGAGAGCGAAAGAACGATGTCCATGACGCTGCCAAGAGACGAGTTGCTCTCTAGCATGTACGGCGAGATCATCGATCCGCAGCGGGCATCATTCGTGATGAGCTCGTCcatgatgcagcagcgccgactgTCGGAGACGCAGCGCGCTGGCAAAGGCGGTGCCGCGGGCGTCACAGCGAGCGCCAATTCCTTTTGGAAGTGCCCCCTATGCACCTTCGTGAACGCGACCTTCGCGCACGAGTGCGAGGCGTGCGGATTCGTCAATCCGGGTGAGGTCATCTGCCCCGTCTGCAAGACTCGCTGCTCCATCGGCGTGATAACCACCTCACCGACCGAAGCGAGCTCCACAACCAAGTGCAAGCATGGCGTGCCGCATTGCATCTGGAACTGCCGCGAGTGCGGCGGGCTCAACACCATCGACGGTGACAGCTGCTCGTTGTGCCACAGGCCGCGCTACTGGGCATGCTCGCAGTGCACGGCACTGCACCGCATGGCGCGCGGCGAGGATGGCTTGCGCTACTGTCCCACTTGCGGTGCGTACAACACCCCGGATGACATCTTGGTCGGCCAGGCAAAGATCGACAAGGAGACCAAGTACGCGAATATGATAACGTCGAAGCCGGgtgcgaggcagaggcacagcggcggcgacaaggACCACGGCCTCAACGGCGGCGATTCgcgggcggcagcgggtAGTGCTGCTACAGCGGAAGCCAATAGCGAAGTTATCTTTGGGGTTAACGACACCTACACGCTGGAGGAACGGGCGCGGCAGAAGCGAATTGAAGACAATGAAAAACGACTGCTTTCCCgcctgaagcagctgcacataACCCGCAACGTGCAGAAGACGGATGGAAACTGCCTTTTCCGTGCCCTGGCAAACCAGCTCTTTGGGCAACCACGGCTGCATTACCTCGTGCGCTCCCTCGCTACTGCGTACATGAGCGAGCACTCCGAAGACTACGCCATCCTGTTCGACGGCGCGGCGGAGTGGAAGAAGTACCTAGCAGCAATGAAGGAGCAGGGTACCTGGGGTGATGAGCTGTGCCTCAACGCTGCCGCCCGCTGCTTTCGGGTCAATATCCACGTCATCACAAGCGACCAAAATCGCTGGCACATTGTGTTCCAGTACGACCAGTTAGGGAGCACGCGCTCAAATTGCAGCTATGAAGTTGCAGAGAAGAACACTGTGTCGAGCGGCAAAGAGCCACTTGACACCTTGTCGACGTTGAAGTCTGCCGTAGCGGAGGCACCGCTCTATTGTGAGAGTGTGTCGCTGTTTCTCGCCTACCTTTCCCCGGTGCATTACGACGACATCACACCCATGCCCGTGGCACAGCTTCAGCTCGGCGAGTTGCTCAGCGGGGAGCTGAATAAGCGCGTGAAGCGCAAGCAGAAGTCACGCAGTGCCAGTGACCGTGGTAGCGCCACTTCTGCAGTACCCTTAAGAGGCCTACCATCCGTACCAGACTCCAGATGTGGAGGCCGCAGGGTGGATGCTTCGATCATGTCGCGCACGCCTGTTCGTTCGCCTCGTGTGGAGGCGCTCTTAGAGCGGGTTAGGACGCGCGCGAGGTCGTCTAATGGTCTCAGGCCGCCCCTGGTGTCGCCAACCTCTTCGAATGCGACTGTACCGCTGGTGCCATGCTTACGGCCGCAGTCCGGCAACCTGTACGCAGGCAGGGGTTCAGAACCGCCGTCGCggcctccgccttcgccttcgccttcgccttcgcCAAGTAGCTCCCGCGGCTTTCCAAGCGAGTAAACGTGCTCTCTGAAATTCAATGTGCAGCGTGCAcagcaggggggagggaaaggaggggcgTCGAAGAGTGCACAGCTTGCGGGACGCACTcacgtgtgcctctgccttccgcttttcttccttttaCCGCGTATGGGCACATCTTTGCGTATTGGCCACGGGTGACGTACGAAAGAGGTGACTTCTTTGGTTTGACTTTTCGCCTCGCTATTGCTCGACATGTCGAATACGACGATagcctcgctctctctctctctctctcacgcgcGCTTCCGCGTGCTTTCCCGTGTGAGTTGAGTCTTTTCTGACCTTCCCCTACTgctgtctctttctccctgTTCACctggcctctctcttgcccagGAGCAGCCCTGTGATCACCTGGCCTTTGCctgctccttttttgttgctgttgttgttttgtgACTCCGCCGGCTCGTCTTCTTGCTGTTGTTTCTATTCTCTCTCGCACCGCTTCTGGTTGCGCGCCTAGCCTGTGAACGCACAGCTGGCGAGCGAGAGTGCGGGAAAGAACCAAAGGGGCTATGAATGGGTCTGTTGAATGGGGGCAttgggtgcgtgtgcagcgacaaaaggagagaaagaagagcacGAATAATCGGCGGCAATCGGCGGTAACGCGtgcgatggcggcagcgacaacaaAGGAGCCCCGATGGGTGCATGGCGGTGCTGTTAGTGTACGTTCGTGCGTCCATAcgttgtttctctctctaccctttccacctctctgtttttcttgcTCCTTTATGCCGCCGTGTggtgtcgctgttgctcaTGCATGCGCGCGCGTTGTTTGCTGAGCCTTTCTCTTGTCTCtttgttctttttttgttttgtgcgtctctctctctctccctctgtgtatgtgtggacGGATATTCTTCTTGTTGGGGGGTGCGAGCCACATGATATCTTCATCCACACGTCTTCCCCACATCGCAtgcgttctctctccatttctttctttctttcgctGTTATTGTTTAATTTGTGCTACGTGTAGGGACATCGAGGATTTCgtttttcttcgctctcctccaccattTTCGCGCTGCAAGTATGGCcatatacgtgtgtgtgtgtgtctctctctctttctgttggCCTACCTGCAACGCCTTTTCTTAGTTTCTGCTTCTCATTCTCCTTTTCTATTGTCTCGCTCGGCTTCGCGAGGCGTGCGGCGTTAAATGTCGGCTTTGTTCTTCCCTTGTTTCGTTGCTCGTTgttgcggtgtgtgtggaagtTGTCACTGGCCGTGCAGTCACCCCTCACTCAGCTtgtccccccccttttctccgcACACCTCCTTCTCGTCTTTTTATGGTTCTTTTCCGTTACAATGATGCGTTttctacacacacacacatgcccCTATTCAGATAAATGAGCACCTCCATTTgtccttccctcctttcccattCGTACCCATCTCTTGTTGCCATAAAGGGTGCTACCGTCAAGTCCATCAGCAAGGATGCacaggcaaaagagaggaaacaCGAAAAAGGAAATGCGTTTGGCCCAAGTGCGTTGAGCCCACAAGTTCTGGCGTTTTACCAAGAAACAAACCTGTCCAGCCGCGCATGAGCTGCTTGAGACTGCGCAGCAATGCGCGAGCAAGGCGTAGTGCATATAAAGCACTCCCTCATAGGCCGGATGTCAGGTGGAGTGTGTAAAGGCGCGGAAAAAAGCGAAGGTGTCACTGCTGAGCGAATGGATGCGTTGATGACCTCACTTGTGCACTCGTCTTTTTCGAAGTGAACAGCGCCGCGTGGACGGATGCCTAGCTGCGTGtgactgtgcgtgtgtgactAGGTTTGTTGAGCTgctctttgccttctctgcGGCTGTCCCTCCAGTTCTTTCTCCATTTCAATGGCAATTCAGCTCCTTCAAACGCTTCTTGTAGGAAAGGCTAAGCCGCCTCAACGCCCATTTTCCATTGTCCATCTCCTCGCCTTtgcttgctctctttctgcacctctctcttctttcgcGCTTCGCTACCGCTTCACATCATCTGCGTATCTCCGTCATCCCCCCTTCTGCATGATGCATTCAGGCTAATAAACATCTCCCACACAGTCATATACACAGCCCGACTCGCACACTCCCGTGCGCACAttgaggagagggagagagagagagggaaggacaCTTCGCGCTCTTTTCGTCCCCCATCCTGGCGCACACTCCCGCCGCTACTCTGGATAAGATTGTCTTGTTTTTGGACTAAATTTTTTTTTAGTACTTCTTCGCTCCGTCTTCAGTCAtctgcggcggcacgccCAATGCGCATACCcggaagagagacggaggacgACAACGGATGAGCCTTTTAGGGGTGGAGCACTACGCCCCACCGTCGCAGCGCGGTGTGCTCTACTTCAACACGATCCCGCGCGATATGCGACCACAAGAGGTCCGACTGCACTTCAATCAGTACGGCGAAGTTCGGCGCATGAAGTTCATTCCTTTCCCGAAGAAGGCGCGCCGCCCGGGCGGACCGCTTCTCCCACTGCAGTACAAGGAGGGCTGGATGGAGTTCACTTCTGCTAGTGATGCACAGCACGCGGCGCAGTGCATGAATGGCCAGCCGATCGACgtgaagcggcagcgccggtgcTACGGTCAGCTGTGGACAGTGCGCTTCATGGAAGGGTTCACGTGGGACTCGTTgttggaggaggcggaggcgaagcggcgtGCTTGGCGAGCggccgaggtggaggcgcgcAAAGAGGAGCGGTCAATGAACGAGGCGTACCGGCGGATGGCGATgcaggcagagcagcaacggagggcgaagcggcgccatcgcgAGGTGAGAGTGACCAGTCACAGCGATGTAGATGCACATGACGATGTAGGAAGGCCATTGGTCGCTACAGACAACGGAGCTTTATGTATTTGCGGCGGTACAGGTCGTGGTGCGACAGCCAATTCTGCTACCACGCCGAAGGTTCACTCGGCGAAGAAGTCCGAGCGCGACGCCACAAAGAAACTCAAGAAGCGCAGAGACGCGTAGCAGTGCGCGAGTCTAAGAGAGTGGTGCTGAAGGaatgagagggagagagagggggagggagccaTATGGCAGCCTTTTGGACCGACCTCGTCAATGCGACGTTTGTCTgtgttgttttgttttgcttgtgtccctcttcatctcttTCGCTCGCTCACGTTGTCTCTGTTTTAGTCTTGTACAGTACTCTTGGCTGCTCTGGAGGCGTGCACGGCGACTTTAATGGGTGTAACCGCAATGTGGACGGATGTGCTCGTCTTTTCACTGGATCAGACGCAGTAAACCAATCCAAACGATAGCAAAGTAATCAACATTACCTGCATAGAGGCACAGGGCCAGAGGCGAGCTTATGCAAGAGCACACATATCTGTGCACGCTTGCTTGTTGGCTTTGCTTCTCATActcttctcgcttcttcccattacggagagaagagggcaacGAAGGGGGTGCTGAGGGTGTTGCAGCGCGCCCTCAAGGCAGTGCTCACGCAAGCTGGATACTCAACTCTGTGTAAGGTGCACTTTCGCATTCGTCCACTCCATTGTTCCTCCTTACTCTCGCTAATCTCGTGTATCTGTGCATCTGCACCCGCATCGCCTGCATGCATGCTGATTCTTGACAATCGTACGTCTTGTGCTCCGCATGTAGCGCCAACCTAACCTCCGTTCTCTACAGCTGAAACTCAAGCAAAGAAACAAGCAAGCTAACGAGAAAAAGGTCAATAATTCCCTATCATCTACACACAAGGCACTACGCTTACaccatctctctttctctctgacGTGGTGCCTTCATCAggttctccctctctttttcttcgttggCGTGACAGTTTTCCTattcttttctcttgccAATCAGGCGATCACCCCACCTCTACGGTtgtcttcgtgtgtgtgtgtgtgtgtgtgttcactGAACTGACAAAGTAAaacgcctgcagcaccagtTTCGTGGTATGTTGTGCCTCtgcgcacacgtacgtgtcTCAGCAATCTCAGCCAACCAACACCCACAAAAACGACTTCGCTGTCTCAGCACTGCGTCTTCAGCTCGCCGTCTGCAACGTGCTTTGGACGCGGTTCTCGCTTGCTGCTCTCGTACTGTCCTCCTTCGCTTGCGTGCGCGAGTATCCGCACCTGTAGGGGCGCGCGTAACTCCGTTGCCCAGTGCTTCAGCTGCGACTCTCGCTGCGTCTCGTATTGCagcttcttttcctcctcgtctgctGTGCCCAACTCGACCTCAGTCACCATGTctggaaagaagaaggcgacggAGGTGACCGTGAATTTGGCCACCCTGATGGAGCCGGACTTCTGGAAGCAACGCGTCAAAATCTTcgagcagctgtggcagcagcagcagaaccgCTATGAGTCGATGAAAGCCCCGATCAAGGTGACCCTGCCGGATGGAAAGGTGATGGACGCCGAGAGCTGGGTTACGTGCCCGCTGGACATCGCAAAATGCCTGTCCAACTCGCTGCCGGACAAGGTCATTGTCGCCCGTGTGAACGAGGCGCTGTGGGACTTGACGCGGCCACTCGAGGGTGACTGCCACTTGGAGCTGCTGGACtgggacgacgaggatgcacATGAGGTATTCTGGCACAGCTCCTCGCACGTGCTCGGCTACGCGCTGGAGCGCATCTTTGATACGAAGCTCTCCGTCGGCccggcgctgaaggagggTGGCTTCTTTTATGAGGGCCTCACCAACCGCCCGGTGTCCGAGTCGGACTACAAGGCGATCGAGTCGGCCATGCAGGAGCTGGTGAAGCAGAAGATGCCCTACCAGCGTCTCGAAGTGTCAAAGGAGGACGCCCTGAGACTCTTCGGATACACGGAGTTCAAGAGCAAGATCCTGGCGAGCAAGGTGCCGGACGGGGGCACGTGCACCGTGTACCGGTGCGGTATGCTCATTGACCCGTGCCGTGGTCCCCACCTCCCGGACACGGGCCGCGTCAAGGCCTTTGCTGTAACTAAGAACTCCTCCTCTTACTTTGAAGGCAAGGCAGAGaatgaggtgctgcagcgcgtgtaCGGCATTTCATTCCCGAAGAACATCATGTTAACTGAGTGGAAGATGATCCAGGAGGAGGCTGCGAAGCGGGACCATCGCGTGATTGGCCGCCAGCAGAACCTCTTCACCTTCAACGAGGTCTCACCTGGCAGCGCCTTCTGGCTGCCGCACGGTGCACGCATCTACAACACTCTCGTGGAGTTCCTGCGCAAGAAGTATCGCCGCTGCGGTTTCCAAGAGGTTATCTCGCCCAACATGTACTCCTCCAAGCTGTGGATGGTGTCGGGCCACTGGGAAAAGTACGCCGACAACATGTTCTGCACAAAATGTGAGAAGGAGGACTTTGGCCTGAAGCCGATGAATTGCCCGGGCCACTGTATCATGTTCGCGTCCCAGCCGCACTCGTACAGGGAGCTGCCGATTCGCTACGCAGACTTTGGCGTGTTGCACCGTAACGAGCTGAGCGGTGCCTTGACGGGACTGACCCGCGTGCGTCGTTTCCAGCAGGACGATGCGCACATCTTCTGCCGGATGGACCAGATCACAGATGAGATGGAGGGCCAGATGCAGTTCCTCAGCGA
This DNA window, taken from Leishmania panamensis strain MHOM/PA/94/PSC-1 chromosome 34 sequence, encodes the following:
- a CDS encoding hypothetical protein (TriTrypDB/GeneDB-style sysID: LpmP.34.1260), with amino-acid sequence MEYLDHLLNKKVERERLSAGGDDASSSSSATAAAGGSSKPADGHGGIGDKPAASAAPRLCWLCNRTSPLRFRLQGGIHLCFTCFRASYLSLLHPIINTSARRDSDAKFLKLIYNIESERTMSMTLPRDELLSSMYGEIIDPQRASFVMSSSMMQQRRLSETQRAGKGGAAGVTASANSFWKCPLCTFVNATFAHECEACGFVNPGEVICPVCKTRCSIGVITTSPTEASSTTKCKHGVPHCIWNCRECGGLNTIDGDSCSLCHRPRYWACSQCTALHRMARGEDGLRYCPTCGAYNTPDDILVGQAKIDKETKYANMITSKPGARQRHSGGDKDHGLNGGDSRAAAGSAATAEANSEVIFGVNDTYTLEERARQKRIEDNEKRLLSRLKQLHITRNVQKTDGNCLFRALANQLFGQPRLHYLVRSLATAYMSEHSEDYAILFDGAAEWKKYLAAMKEQGTWGDELCLNAAARCFRVNIHVITSDQNRWHIVFQYDQLGSTRSNCSYEVAEKNTVSSGKEPLDTLSTLKSAVAEAPLYCESVSLFLAYLSPVHYDDITPMPVAQLQLGELLSGELNKRVKRKQKSRSASDRGSATSAVPLRGLPSVPDSRCGGRRVDASIMSRTPVRSPRVEALLERVRTRARSSNGLRPPLVSPTSSNATVPLVPCLRPQSGNLYAGRGSEPPSRPPPSPSPSPSPSSSRGFPSE
- the RBP22 gene encoding RNA binding protein, putative (TriTrypDB/GeneDB-style sysID: LpmP.34.1270), with the protein product MSLLGVEHYAPPSQRGVLYFNTIPRDMRPQEVRLHFNQYGEVRRMKFIPFPKKARRPGGPLLPLQYKEGWMEFTSASDAQHAAQCMNGQPIDVKRQRRCYGQLWTVRFMEGFTWDSLLEEAEAKRRAWRAAEVEARKEERSMNEAYRRMAMQAEQQRRAKRRHREVRVTSHSDVDAHDDVGRPLVATDNGALCICGGTGRGATANSATTPKVHSAKKSERDATKKLKKRRDA
- a CDS encoding threonyl-tRNA synthetase, putative (TriTrypDB/GeneDB-style sysID: LpmP.34.1280); amino-acid sequence: MSGKKKATEVTVNLATLMEPDFWKQRVKIFEQLWQQQQNRYESMKAPIKVTLPDGKVMDAESWVTCPLDIAKCLSNSLPDKVIVARVNEALWDLTRPLEGDCHLELLDWDDEDAHEVFWHSSSHVLGYALERIFDTKLSVGPALKEGGFFYEGLTNRPVSESDYKAIESAMQELVKQKMPYQRLEVSKEDALRLFGYTEFKSKILASKVPDGGTCTVYRCGMLIDPCRGPHLPDTGRVKAFAVTKNSSSYFEGKAENEVLQRVYGISFPKNIMLTEWKMIQEEAAKRDHRVIGRQQNLFTFNEVSPGSAFWLPHGARIYNTLVEFLRKKYRRCGFQEVISPNMYSSKLWMVSGHWEKYADNMFCTKCEKEDFGLKPMNCPGHCIMFASQPHSYRELPIRYADFGVLHRNELSGALTGLTRVRRFQQDDAHIFCRMDQITDEMEGQMQFLSDVYGVLGFKFYFYHSTRPANKLGSDALWDQSESYLRAALNRFCGIPEELPDPLRPDQRFCYDGKPESVKKMKILMKKVEHSEDLNAWKGPTNGGEGWIENAGDGAFYGPKIDIVVEDALRRRHQCATIQLDFNLPSRFGLKYTLPAAEKEEVAAASMEKRKHTDPAPTTASPPAAADDESKPKLSTYEAAVRDLGIDLELDANQARPVMIHRAILGSLERSIAILCEHFGGDWPFWLSPRQVMVVPVSASNYGYAQKVRDTMHDAGFYADVDNGAATLDKKIRNSEKARYNFILVVGQQEQDATSVNIRARGERRLGNKSLAEVVQWFTEMADTHSRGF